From the Brassica napus cultivar Da-Ae chromosome A8, Da-Ae, whole genome shotgun sequence genome, one window contains:
- the LOC106418966 gene encoding 5'-adenylylsulfate reductase-like 4 has translation MEKGIFLLVLVILFGNLMFTAVDGVSVRVPICAMRSVKDYALGFREQSCPFYGDELADRPHFVVVTEGDERWLQTALDMIHKNKCDYVALLFYASWCPFSRSFTPSFDLISSLYSSIPHFAIKESSVKPSTLSKYGVHGFPTLLLMNSTMRARYRGTRMLDSLVAFYRDVTGIETLDKTSLEKSLLVPHLGNENNTEPENCPFTWARSPENMLRQETYLTLATVFVLLRLLYFVFPALVVFAKFTWPRIAQNMRLESLQEHTVGFLSRLCMYLKEPCKRSNLQGGAMNARAWASKSLATVSIGEASSSNSRASSASQ, from the exons ATGGAGAAAGGCATCTTTTTGTTGGTGTTGGTGATTCTGTTTGGGAATTTAATGTTCACTGCCGTCGACGGCGTATCCGTTAGGGTTCCGATTTGTGCTATGAGGTCTGTTAAAGATTACGCCTTAGGGTTTCGAGAGCAGTCCTGTCCATTTTATGGTGATGAATTAGCCGACCGTCCTCATTTCGTTGTCGTCACTGAG GGTGACGAGCGTTGGTTGCAAACAGCTTTGGATATGATTCATAAGAACAAGTGTGACTATGTGGCTTTGCTCTTCTATGCTTCATGGTGTCCTTTCTCAAGGTCTTTTACTCCGAGTTTTGatctcatctcttctctctaCTCATCAATTCCTCACTTTGCAATTAAGGAATCGTCCGTTAAGCCAAG TACTCTCTCTAAGTATGGTGTTCATGGGTTTCCTACTCTCTTACTTATGAATTCAACTATGCGGGCACGATACCGAGGGACCCGAATGCTTGATTCTCTTGTTGCTTTCTACAGAGATGTTACTG GCATTGAAACGCTGGATAAGACTTCTCTCGAGAAGAGCTTATTGGTTCCTCATCTCGGGAACGAAAACAACACTGAGCCAGAGAACTGCCCTTTCACATGGGCCAGATCGCCTGAGAATATGCTTCGACAAGAAACCTATCTAACTCTTGCTACTGTATTCGTACTGTTGAGATTGCTCTATTTCGTTTTCCCTGCACTGGTTGTGTTTGCCAAGTTTACTTGGCCACGGATTGCTCAAAACATGAGATTAGAAAGCCTGCAAGAACATACCGTCGGATTTCTGAGCCGACTGTGCATGTATCTTAAAGAGCCTTGCAAGAGGAGCAATCTGCAGGGAGGAGCCATGAACGCTAGAGCATGGGCCTCCAAGTCTTTAGCAACTGTCTCCATTGGGGAGGCCAGCTCATCAAACAGCAGAGCAAGTTCAGCTTCTCAATGA
- the LOC106418967 gene encoding non-structural maintenance of chromosomes element 3 homolog isoform X2 — MADEADALSQFGISKEETDKLVSEVIRFLLFKSHQNSGCPIKREDLTQIVTKNYRQRNLAASVINEAKTKLSSVFGYDLKELQRSRTCSNAQTRLPQSQSNADSKSYVLVSQLPIEVFRKHVVEETTSPMTGFTFAVLAVVQLAGGKIPEETLWHHLRRMGLHESDEHNPVFGSNKQALETLVQQRFLHKEKVSGPEGNTLFYDLAERALDAQVSERVKDYISQILKNDVSVVELD; from the exons ATGGCTGATGAAGCAGATGCTCTTTCTCAATTTGGTATATCGAAGGAG GAAACGGATAAGCTTGTTTCGGAGGTGATTAGATTCCTACTCTTCAAGTCCCATCAAAACTCAGGATGCcctattaaaagagaagattTGACTCAGATTGTTACCAAGAACTATCGTCAGCGTAACCTGGCCGCCTCCGTGATCAACGAAGCTAAGACCAAGCTCTCAAGTGTGTTCGGTTATGATTTGAAAGAGCTTCAACGCTCTAGGACTTGTTCTAATGCTCAAACAAGGCTTCCTCAGTCACAAA GTAATGCTGACTCGAAATCGTATGTGCTCGTTAGTCAATTGCCGATTGAAGTGTTTAGGAAACATGTGGTTGAAGAAACAACGAGTCCTATGACTGGCTTTACGTTTGCGGTTCTTGCTGTTGTGCAGCTTGCAGGAGGAAAAATACCTGAAG AAACCCTTTGGCACCATTTGAGGAGAATGGGACTGCACGAAAGTGATGAGCATAATCCTGTGTTTGGGAGCAACAAGCAGGCCCTTGAGACGTTAGTGCAACAAAG GTTCTTGCACAAGGAGAAAGTGAGTGGCCCAGAGGGTAATACTCTGTTCTACGATCTTGCTGAGAGAGCTTTAGATGCGCAAGTTAGCGAGAGAGTTAAAGATTATATTTCACAG ATCCTGAAGAATGATGTCTCTGTTGTAGAGCTTGACTGA
- the LOC106418967 gene encoding melanoma-associated antigen F1 isoform X1, producing the protein MADEADALSQFGISKEETDKLVSEVIRFLLFKSHQNSGCPIKREDLTQIVTKNYRQRNLAASVINEAKTKLSSVFGYDLKELQRSRTCSNAQTRLPQSQSNADSKSYVLVSQLPIEVFRKHVVEETTSPMTGFTFAVLAVVQLAGGKIPEVCSIETLWHHLRRMGLHESDEHNPVFGSNKQALETLVQQRFLHKEKVSGPEGNTLFYDLAERALDAQVSERVKDYISQILKNDVSVVELD; encoded by the exons ATGGCTGATGAAGCAGATGCTCTTTCTCAATTTGGTATATCGAAGGAG GAAACGGATAAGCTTGTTTCGGAGGTGATTAGATTCCTACTCTTCAAGTCCCATCAAAACTCAGGATGCcctattaaaagagaagattTGACTCAGATTGTTACCAAGAACTATCGTCAGCGTAACCTGGCCGCCTCCGTGATCAACGAAGCTAAGACCAAGCTCTCAAGTGTGTTCGGTTATGATTTGAAAGAGCTTCAACGCTCTAGGACTTGTTCTAATGCTCAAACAAGGCTTCCTCAGTCACAAA GTAATGCTGACTCGAAATCGTATGTGCTCGTTAGTCAATTGCCGATTGAAGTGTTTAGGAAACATGTGGTTGAAGAAACAACGAGTCCTATGACTGGCTTTACGTTTGCGGTTCTTGCTGTTGTGCAGCTTGCAGGAGGAAAAATACCTGAAG TGTGTTCCATAGAAACCCTTTGGCACCATTTGAGGAGAATGGGACTGCACGAAAGTGATGAGCATAATCCTGTGTTTGGGAGCAACAAGCAGGCCCTTGAGACGTTAGTGCAACAAAG GTTCTTGCACAAGGAGAAAGTGAGTGGCCCAGAGGGTAATACTCTGTTCTACGATCTTGCTGAGAGAGCTTTAGATGCGCAAGTTAGCGAGAGAGTTAAAGATTATATTTCACAG ATCCTGAAGAATGATGTCTCTGTTGTAGAGCTTGACTGA